A part of Ziziphus jujuba cultivar Dongzao chromosome 8, ASM3175591v1 genomic DNA contains:
- the LOC107413147 gene encoding pentatricopeptide repeat-containing protein At5g04780, mitochondrial, whose product MIYLYLRRYRHRVQENIGFYCRKFSAIANVELGSSTIPEAFVWVGKSASPLPDLHGILQKCARTGAILEGMVCHAQIIHFGFEGDTLTSNMLINMYSKCGLLDCARKVFDSMSEKSLVSWNTMIGSLTQSGKEHEALSLFLQMQREGTPLSEFTVSSILCACAGKYALFECKQLHAFAIKVAVDSNIFVGTALLDVYAKCGFIKEASTVFECMPERSDVTWSSMVAGYVQNALYEEALVLFHRAQTMGLETNQFTISSIICACAGLASMIEGNQVHALLCKTGFGSNVFVASSLLDMYAKCGSIKDAYSVFTDVEDKNIVLWNVMLSGFARHAYSQEVMILFEKMQQTGMYPNEVTYISVLSACSHMGLVEKGRKYFELMVKAHKVLPNVFHYSSMVDSLGRAGRIDEAHNLIENLPFEATTSMWGSVLASCRIHGNLQLAEVAAGHLFEMEPNNAGNHILLSDIYAANKRWDEVARSRKFLKENEVKKERGKSWIEIKDMVHSFMVGERNHPRIAEIYSKLDNLMEELKKLDYMVEIEHDHHFVEDSKKHELLRHHSEKLALAFGLMCLPPNAPIRIMKNLRICGDCHSFMKLASSFTGREIIVRDTNRFHLFKNGYCSCRDFW is encoded by the coding sequence ATGATCTATTTGTATTTGAGGAGATATAGACACAGAGTgcaggaaaatattggtttttattGCAGAAAATTCTCTGCCATAGCCAATGTTGAACTTGGTAGTTCAACAATCCCAGAAGCTTTTGTTTGGGTTGGCAAAAGTGCTTCCCCACTTCCTGATTTGCATGGCATCTTGCAAAAATGTGCAAGAACAGGTGCAATCCTGGAAGGAATGGTCTGTCATGCACAGATTATCCATTTTGGGTTTGAAGGAGACACTTTGACATCAAATATGCTGATTAATATGTATTCCAAATGTGGTTTGCTTGATTGTGCTCGGAAGGTATTTGATAGTATGTCTGAGAAGAGCTTAGTATCATGGAATACAATGATTGGGTCACTTACCCAGAGCGGGAAGGAGCACGAAGCTCTTAGCCTTTTCTTGCAAATGCAAAGAGAAGGAACCCCACTTAGTGAGTTCACAGTTTCGAGCATTCTATGCGCTTGTGCTGGGAAATATGCTTTGTTTGAGTGTAAACAATTGCATGCTTTTGCTATTAAGGTAGCAGTTGATTCGAATATCTTTGTGGGGACTGCGTTGCTTGATGTTTATGCAAAGTGTGGTTTCATAAAGGAAGCAAGCACTGTTTTTGAGTGTATGCCAGAGAGGAGTGATGTCACATGGAGTTCTATGGTGGCTGGATATGTGCAAAATGCACTTTATGAGGAAGCTTTGGTATTGTTCCACAGAGCTCAAACAATGGGATTGGAAACAAATCAGTTTACAATTTCATCCATCATATGTGCTTGTGCAGGTTTGGCATCAATGATTGAAGGGAACCAGGTTCATGCCCTTTTATGTAAAACAGGATTTGGTTCAAATGTATTTGTTGCTTCCTCACTTTTAGACATGTATGCAAAATGTGGTAGCATAAAAGATGCTTACAGTGTATTTACAGATGTAGAAGATAAGAATATAGTTTTATGGAATGTAATGCTTTCCGGGTTTGCTAGACATGCTTACTCCCAGGAAGTGATGATCTTATTTGAGAAAATGCAACAGACTGGTATGTACCCCAATGAAGTTACATACATCTCTGTGTTATCTGCTTGTAGTCATATGGGTTTGgttgaaaaaggaagaaaatattttgagcTCATGGTGAAAGCACACAAGGTTTTGCCCAATGTTTTTCACTATTCTAGCATGGTTGATAGTCTTGGACGGGCAGGTCGGATTGATGAAGCTCACAATTTGATAGAGAACTTGCCATTTGAGGCCACCACTTCCATGTGGGGTTCGGTTTTGGCTTCTTGTAGGATCCATGGAAATCTTCAGTTGGCTGAGGTAGCTGCAGGGCATTTGTTTGAGATGGAACCTAATAATGCAGGAAACCACATTTTGCTTTCGGATATTTATGCAGCAAATAAAAGATGGGATGAAGTTGCAAGGTCAAGGAAGTTTCTTAAAGAAAATGAGGTGAAGAAAGAGAGAGGCAAAAGTTGGATTGAAATAAAGGACATGGTTCATTCCTTTATGGTTGGAGAAAGAAACCATCCTAGAATTGCTGAGATTTATTCGAAATTGGACAATTTGATGGAAGAATTGAAGAAACTGGATTACATGGTTGAGATTGAACATGACCATCATTTTGTGGAAGATAGCAAAAAGCATGAACTTTTGAGGCACCACAGTGAGAAACTTGCTCTTGCTTTTGGACTGATGTGCTTACCTCCAAATGCACCTATTAGAATCATGAAGAACCTTAGAATCTGTGGGGATTGCCATTCCTTTATGAAGCTTGCATCAAGTTTTACAGGAAGGGAGATCATTGTTAGAGACACAAACCGGTTTCACCTTTTTAAGAATGGATATTGTTCTTGCAGGGATTTCTGGTGA
- the LOC107413126 gene encoding small ribosomal subunit protein eS17 produces MGRVRTKTVKKSSRQVIERYYSRMTLDFHTNKKVLEEVAIIPSKRLRNKIAGFSTHLMKRIQKGPVRGISLKLQEEERERRMDFVPDESAIKVDEIKVDKETLDMLSALGMSDIPGLTEVELQTIIPTQGFGRGGGAGGRRY; encoded by the coding sequence ATGGGCCGTGTTCGCACCAAGACAGTGAAGAAGTCTTCACGCCAGGTGATTGAGAGATACTACTCTCGAATGACCTTGGACTTCCACACAAACAAGAAGGTCTTGGAAGAAGTTGCCATCATCCCCTCAAAGCGGCTCCGAAACAAGATTGCTGGGTTCTCTACTCACCTGATGAAGAGAATTCAAAAAGGTCCAGTTAGGGGTATATCTCTGAAACTTCAAGAAGAGGAGCGTGAGCGGCGCATGGACTTCGTGCCAGATGAGTCAGCAATTAAGGTCGATGAAATCAAGGTTGATAAGGAGACCCTTGACATGCTTTCTGCTCTTGGTATGTCTGATATTCCTGGGCTTACTGAAGTTGAGCTCCAGACTATAATTCCTACTCAAGGTTTCGGCCGGGGAGGTGGTGCAGGTGGAAGGAGGTACTAA
- the LOC107413124 gene encoding pentatricopeptide repeat-containing protein At5g04810, chloroplastic, with the protein MEASLTTPHYPNSSSIPFSTSFFAAKHHSGTTSSSTTSSFISFSLKSPPPPSPPGSSNSSNSSPVSGQVRRPETFKTSPSSKPTTRKTPSSNPLKGILTSSNGPKNVNPVTNKLWLTSKLSPPPPPPPPPPPPPSPPEEVEEMDNEVKENEGEDDLGPPRIEFRQEGKIFVGNLPNWVKKNEVAEFFRQFGPIKNVILIKGHDSTQRNAGFGFVLYGGSTAVKSAMKAVEFDGVEFHGRVLTVKLDDGKRLKEKMEERVRWVQGYDGVDYPSKWHEERDNSRKNFKKVLETEPENWQAVVKSFERIKKPSRREYGLMVKYYARRGDMHHARETFERMRARGIEPSSHVYTSLIHAYAVGRDMEEALSCVRKMKEEGIEMSLVTYSIIVGGFAKMKNTEAADHWFKEAKERHATLNAIIYGSIIYAYCQACNMDRAEALVREMEEAGIDAPIDIYHTMMDGYTMIGHEDKCLVVFDRLKECGFTPSVISYGCLINLYTKMEKVSKALKVSKMMESAGIKHNMKTYSMLINGFLKLKDWANAFAIFEDAIKDGLQPDVVMYNNIIRAFCGMGNMERAVCTVKEMQRARHRPTTRTFLPIIHGFARAGEIRRALEIFDMMRMSGCIPTVHTFNALILGLVEKRQMEKAVEVLDEMALAGVSPNEHTYTTIMHGYASLGDTGNAFEYFTKLRNEGLEIDVYTYEALLKACCKAGRMQSALVVTQEMSAQKIPWNTFVYNILIDGWARRGDVWEAADLMQKMKEEGVQPDIRTYTSFINACCKAGDMLRATNTIQEMQAYGVKPNVKTYTTLINGWAHASLPEKALQCFDEMKLAGLKPDKAVYHCLMTSLLSRATVAEAYVYSGVLSICREMVEAGFIFDMGTAVHWSKCLRKIERSGGELTEALQKTFPPDWNLSHNLDVNYDIEDSDDEIDTNSDDDDDRIYFGGGTDSNDENLD; encoded by the exons ATGGAAGCTTCACTTACCACCCCTCACTACCCGAACTCATCCTCTATACCCTTCTCCACTTCCTTCTTTGCCGCAAAACACCATTCCGGCACCACTTCGTCCTCTACCACCTCCTCCTTCATTTCTTTCTCCCTCAAATCTCCCCCACCACCTTCTCCGCCGGGTTCCAGCAACTCCAGCAACTCGTCACCTGTTTCCGGCCAAGTCCGACGACCCGAAACTTTCAAAACCTCTCCCTCCTCAAAACCCACCACCCGAAAAACCCCATCATCAAACCCCCTCAAAGGTATCCTAACTTCCTCCAATGGTCCCAAAAATGTTAACCCTGTTACCAACAAGCTCTGGCTCACCAGCAAGCTCTCAccccctcctcctcctccaccgcCACCGCCACCACCTCCTTCCCCACCCGAAGAGGTTGAGGAAATGGACAATGAAGTGAAGGAAAATGAAGGTGAAGACGATTTGGGTCCACCCAGAATTGAGTTCCGGCAAGAGGGTAAAATCTTTGTCGGGAATTTGCCCAACTGGGTGAAGAAAAACGAGGTCGCCGAGTTCTTCCGTCAATTTGGGCCGATTAAAAATGTGATTTTGATAAAGGGCCACGATAGTACGCAGAGAAATGCGGGTTTTGGGTTCGTGCTGTATGGGGGTTCGACAGCGGTTAAGTCGGCCATGAAAGCCGTAGAGTTTGATGGTGTGGAGTTCCATGGGAGGGTGCTGACTGTGAAGTTGGATGATGGGAAGAGATTGAAGGAGAAAATGGAGGAGAGGGTCAGGTGGGTACAAGGCTATGATGGGGTGGATTACCCTTCCAAGTGGCATGAAGAGAGGGATAACTCTCGCAAAAACTTCAAGAAGGTTCTGGAAACGGAGCCCGAGAACTGGCAGGCAGTTGTGAAGTCTTTTGAGAGAATTAAGAAG CCTTCTCGGAGAGAATATGGTTTAATGGTGAAGTATTATGCAAGGAGAGGGGACATGCACCATGCACGTGAAACATTTGAGAGAATGAGGGCAAGGGGAATAGAGCCATCTTCACATGTCTACACAAG CCTTATTCATGCTTATGCAGTTGGCAGAGACATGGAAGAAGCATTATCTTGTGTTAGGAAAATGAAAGAAGAGGGTATTGAGATGAGTTTGGTGACATACAGTATAATAGTGGGAGGATTTGCTAAAATGAAGAACACTGA AGCTGCAGATCACTGGTTCAAGGAGGCTAAGGAGAGACATGCTACTTTAAATGCAATCATTTATGGAAGTATAATATATGCTTACTG CCAAGCATGCAATATGGATCGAGCTGAGGCACTGGTGAGGGAGATGGAAGAAGCAGGGATAGATGCACCTATTGACATTTATCACACCATGATGGATGGCTACACAATGATTGGCCATGAAGATAAATGTTTGGTTGTGTTTGACCGACTCAAG GAATGTGGATTTACACCTTCAGTTATCAGTTATGGATGTTTGATAAATCTTTACACTAAG ATGGAAAAAGTTTCAAAGGCCCTGAAAGTAAGCAAAATGATGGAATCAGCTGGTATAAAACATAATATGAAGACCTACTCCATGTTAATCAATGGATTTTTGAAGTTAAAAGATTGGGCAAATGCATTTGCGATTTTTGAGGATGCAATAAAGGATGGTTTGCAGCCCGATGTAGTCATGTATAATAACATTATAAGAGCATTCTGTGGGATGGGGAACATGGAGCGTGCTGTTTGCACTGTTAAAGAAATGCAAAGGGCAAGGCATAGGCCTACGACACGGACATTTTTGCCCATAATACATGGTTTTGCAAGAGCTGGAGAAATAAGAAGAGCCCTAGAGATTTTCGATATGATGAGGATGAGTGGATGCATTCCAACTGTACATACTTTCAATGCCCTGATTCTTGGTCTTGTGGAGAAACGTCAG ATGGAGAAGGCTGTTGAAGTATTAGATGAGATGGCACTAGCAGGTGTAAGTCCGAATGAGCATACGTACACAACTATCATGCATGGCTATGCATCATTGGGTGATACTGGCAATGCATTTGagtattttactaaattaaGGAATGAGGGTTTAGAGATTGATGTGTATACATACGAGGCATTGCTGAAGGCATGTTGCAAAGCAGGGAGAATGCAGAGTGCTCTAGTAGTCACACAAGAAATGAGTGCTCAAAAGATTCCATGGAACACCTTTGTGTACAACATATTAATTGATGG ATGGGCTCGAAGAGGTGATGTCTGGGAGGCTGCCGACTTGATGCAAAAAATGAAAGAGGAAGGTGTTCAACCTGATATCCGTACCTACACATCTTTCATAAATGCTTGTTGCAAGGCTGGAGACATGctg CGAGCTACAAACACAATTCAAGAAATGCAAGCCTATGGAGTGAAGCCAAACGTTAAAACTTACACCACATTGATAAATGGATGGGCACACGCGTCCCTCCCGGAGAAGGCTTTGCAATGTTTCGACGAAATGAAGCTTGCTGGGTTGAAACCGGACAAAGCCGTATACCATTGCCTGATGACATCTTTGTTGTCGAGGGCCACTGTGGCCGAAGCCTATGTCTATTCTGGAGTTCTGTCGATTTGTAGGGAAATGGTAGAAGCTGGGTTTATTTTTGATATGGGAACTGCAGTTCACTGGTCCAAGTGCCTACGCAAAATTGAGAGGTCTGGCGGAGAACTAACAGAAGCACTGCAGAAGACCTTCCCTCCGGATTGGAACTTGTCTCATAACTTGGATGTAAATTATGATATAGAAGACAGTGATGATGAAATTGATACCAattctgatgatgatgatgatcggATATATTTTGGTGGTGGAACAGACAGTAACGATGAAAACTTAGATTAA
- the LOC107413153 gene encoding cationic amino acid transporter 7, chloroplastic produces METHSSSSSFSSFRVYLRSLSQTPSRLVCRACSVSTSFEEMSRVRARSGSDMIKSLRWFDLVGFGIGGMVGAGVFVTTGRASRLNAGPAVVISYAIAGLCALLSAFCYTEFAVDMPVAGGAFSYLRVTFGEFAAFLTGANLVMDYVMSNAAVARGFTAYLGTAIGVSTEKWRITVVGLPKGFDEIDVVAVIVVLAVTLIICYSTRESSVVNMVLTALHILFIIFVILVGFWKGEWKNFTEPGDPAHPSGFFPFGASGVFSGAAMVYLSYIGYDAVSTMAEEVRDPVKDIPIGVSGSVIIVTVLYCLMAASMSKLLPYDMIDADDPFSAAFRGKSDGWRWVSNVIGVGASFGILTSLLVAMLGQARYMCVIGRSSVVPAWFARVHPKTSTPVNASAFLGIFTALIALFTDLNVLLNLVSIGTLFVFYMVANAVIYRRYVAVGTTNPWPTLSFLCSFSFTAIIFTLIWHFAPSGKPKGFMLCASAVIAIAILQLFHCMVPQVSKPQFWGVPLMPWIPSTSIFLNIFLLGSLDRPSYVRFGFFSALAVLVYVFYSVHASFDAEGDGSLILKNVQINMEAEEVKDQSLKV; encoded by the exons ATGGAGAcccattcttcttcttcctctttctcaAGCTTTCGGGTCTACCTCCGCTCACTCTCTCAGACCCCTTCACGTCTCGTTTGCCGTGCCTGTTCCGTTTCAACCTCTTTTGAAGAAATGAGCCGGGTCCGAGCTCGTTCTGGGTCCGACATGATCAAAAGCTTGAGGTGGTTCGACCTTGTTGGGTTCGGTATAGGTGGGATGGTTGGAGCTGGTGTCTTCGTCACCACAGGCCGTGCTAGTCGGCTTAACGCTGGTCCGGCCGTTGTTATATCTTATGCTATTGCCGGACTCTGCGCTCTTCTCTCGGCTTTCTGTTATACTGAGTTCGCCGTCGACATGCCGGTCGCCGGCGGCGCCTTCAGCTACCTCCGCGTCACTTTCG GTGAGTTCGCTGCATTTCTGACCGGTGCGAACCTCGTGATGGACTATGTGATGTCGAACGCCGCCGTTGCGAGGGGATTCACGGCCTATTTGGGTACTGCCATCGGCGTCTCCACTGAGAAATGGAGGATCACCGTAGTCGGACTCCCGAAGGGTTTCGATGAAATCGACGTCGTCGCCGTCATCGTCGTTTTGGCCGTCACACTCATTATCTGCTACAG TACTCGAGAGAGCTCAGTGGTGAACATGGTGTTGACGGCGCTGCATATTCTGTTCATCATCTTCGTGATCTTGGTGGGTTTTTGGAAGGGGGAGTGGAAGAACTTCACTGAACCAGGTGACCCGGCTCACCCATCCGGGTTCTTTCCGTTTGGAGCTTCGGGTGTATTCAGTGGGGCAGCCATGGTTTACCTTAGCTATATTGGATACGACGCCGTTTCCACCATGGCCGAAGAGGTTCGTGACCCGGTTAAGGATATCCCAATCGGAGTATCCGGCTCCGTTATCATCGTTACCGTACTCTACTGCTTAATGGCCGCTTCGATGTCCAAGCTTCTCCCTTACGACATG ATCGATGCTGATGATCCTTTTTCGGCGGCGTTTCGCGGGAAATCGGACGGTTGGAGATGGGTGTCGAACGTGATCGGGGTGGGGGCCAGCTTTGGGATCCTCACGTCGTTGTTGGTGGCGATGCTTGGACAGGCTCGGTACATGTGCGTGATCGGACGGTCCAGCGTCGTTCCTGCGTGGTTCGCTAGGGTCCACCCAAAGACATCAACGCCAGTCAATGCCTCCGCTTTTCTCG gtATCTTCACAGCTTTAATTGCCCTTTTCACCGATCTAAACGTCCTACTCAACCTCGTGTCCATTGGTACTCTCTTTGTCTTTTACATGGTGGCGAATGCTGTGATCTATAGGCGCTATGTTGCAGTTGGGACGACGAATCCATGGCCCACATTGTCGTTCCTCTGCTCCTTCTCCTTCACCGCCATCATTTTCACTCTCATTTGGCATTTCGCCCCTTCGGGGAAGCCTAAAGGCTTCATGCTCTGTGCAAGCGCTGTAATCGCGATTGCAATACTTCAACTCTTCCATTGCATGGTTCCTCAAGTGAGTAAGCCCCAGTTCTGGGGCGTACCCCTGATGCCATGGATACCATCCACTTCGATCTTCTTGAACATATTTTTGTTGGGGTCTTTGGATAGACCTTCATATGTGAGATTTGGATTCTTTTCTGCTCTGGCTGTGCTCGTCTATGTTTTCTACAGTGTTCACGCTAGCTTTGATGCAGAAGGTGATGGGTCTCTCATTCTAAAGAATGTTCAAATTAACATGGAAGCTGAAGAAGTCAAGGATCAAAGTCTCAAAGTTTAG